In Providencia sneebia DSM 19967, one DNA window encodes the following:
- the pncB gene encoding nicotinate phosphoribosyltransferase, with product MNLDATPIITSLLDTDAYKLHMQQAVFHHYSKIPVVAEFRCRNSEVLGVYVNEIRQQIELMAALSLTDEESHYLSKLPFFKDDYLAWLKTFRFKPEQVQVSTDPNGQLAIRIQGPWCEVIMWEVPLLALVSEIVQRARHPQVTTEDAVNQLRKLLNVFYAQAAENHVDLSEFKLMDFGTRRRFSYEVQEAIVSMLQQDFPYLVGTSNYKLAHELGLAPVGTQAHEWFQAHQQISPELANSQRSALQSWLNEYPNQLGIALTDCITMDAFLRDFDENFAHRYQGLRHDSGDPIEWGEKAIAHYEKLGIDPTTKTLVFSDSLDLQKSLELYRYFHKRVNLIFGIGTRLTCNIPGVIPLNIVIKLVECNGKPVAKLSDSPGKTICEDDEFVNQLRKAFDLPKMEKAC from the coding sequence ATGAATTTAGACGCAACACCGATTATTACATCGCTGCTCGACACAGATGCTTATAAGCTTCACATGCAGCAGGCCGTTTTTCACCACTACAGCAAAATTCCTGTGGTTGCTGAGTTTCGCTGTCGTAACAGTGAAGTCTTAGGTGTCTATGTTAATGAAATACGCCAGCAAATTGAGTTAATGGCTGCCCTTTCGCTAACTGATGAAGAATCACACTATTTAAGCAAACTCCCTTTTTTCAAAGATGACTACTTAGCGTGGCTTAAAACTTTTCGCTTCAAGCCAGAACAAGTCCAAGTTTCCACTGATCCTAATGGGCAACTTGCTATTCGAATTCAGGGGCCTTGGTGTGAAGTGATTATGTGGGAAGTTCCACTACTTGCCTTAGTGAGTGAAATAGTTCAAAGAGCGAGACACCCACAAGTCACAACAGAAGATGCCGTTAATCAATTAAGAAAGCTACTGAATGTCTTCTATGCGCAAGCAGCTGAAAACCATGTTGATCTGAGTGAATTCAAACTCATGGACTTTGGCACACGCCGCCGATTCTCTTATGAAGTGCAAGAAGCCATTGTGTCAATGTTGCAACAAGATTTTCCTTATCTTGTCGGAACTAGCAATTATAAACTTGCTCATGAATTAGGCTTAGCACCTGTCGGTACACAAGCGCATGAATGGTTCCAAGCGCATCAACAAATTAGCCCAGAGTTAGCGAACAGTCAGCGTTCTGCTCTACAAAGCTGGCTTAATGAATATCCGAATCAACTAGGAATAGCCTTGACAGATTGCATCACGATGGATGCCTTCTTACGTGATTTCGATGAAAATTTCGCTCACCGTTACCAAGGGCTGCGCCATGATTCAGGTGATCCTATCGAATGGGGCGAAAAAGCGATCGCGCATTACGAGAAACTGGGTATTGATCCAACCACGAAAACTTTAGTGTTCTCTGATAGCCTAGATTTACAAAAATCACTCGAATTATATCGCTACTTTCATAAGCGAGTTAATCTCATTTTTGGTATTGGAACGCGATTAACATGTAATATTCCAGGTGTTATTCCCCTAAATATTGTGATCAAGTTAGTCGAGTGCAATGGTAAGCCTGTCGCCAAGCTTTCAGATAGCCCGGGCAAAACCATTTGTGAAGATGATGAGTTTGTCAATCAACTGCGCAAAGCATTTGACCTGCCAAAAATGGAAAAAGCCTGCTAG
- the pepN gene encoding aminopeptidase N translates to MTQLRQAKYRQDYQAPDYTITEIDLDFILDPVKTVVTATSQVKRLNPQSSTLELQGEDLVLVGVEVNGQPWAHYKEQEGKLVLESLPESFTLRIVNEISPEKNTALEGLYVSGDALCTQCEAEGFRHITYYQDRPDVLARYTTTITADKQRYPYLLSNGNRIAEGELDDGRHWVKWQDPFPKPSYLFALVAGDFDVLKDNFITRSGREVALELFVDKGNLDRAPWAMQSLKNAMKWDEERFGLEYDLDIYMIVAVDFFNMGAMENKGLNVFNSKYVLAKNETATDKDYLNIESVIGHEYFHNWTGNRITCRDWFQLSLKEGLTVFRDQEFSSDLGSRSVNRINNVKVMRAAQFAEDASPMAHPIRPEKVIEMNNFYTLTVYEKGSEVIRMIHTLLGEEMFQAGIQLYVHRHDGSAATCDDFVQAMEDASNVDLSLFRRWYSQSGTPILTVRDEYLPEKQQYVLHVSQVTPPTADQAEKQALHIPLDIELYGEDGSVIPLKHLGSPVNSILNVTQDSQSFTFDEVSSRPTPSLLREFSAPVKLDYPYSDEQLAFLMQHASNDFSRWDAAQQLINNYVKVNVANQQTGKPLVFPEHVINAFRAILLNEAIDPALAALILDLPSENEMAEQFPVIDPDAIHAVAEFITKQLAIEMADEFLAIYRSINIDGYRVDHQDIAKRALRNICLQYIAEGNDRQLADKLVSAQFASADNMTDSLAALTAANSAQLPCVNKLMAEFDERWHHDGLVMDKWFTLQGSSPAKDVLKNVRSLLEHRSFSMSNPNRVRSLVGAFTSGNPSAFHAKDGSGYQFLYEILVDLNTRNPQVASRLIEPLIRLKRYDKQRQDLMRNTLEQLKGLENLSGDLFEKVTKALES, encoded by the coding sequence ATGACTCAATTGCGACAAGCAAAATATCGTCAGGATTATCAAGCTCCTGATTATACGATCACTGAGATTGATCTTGATTTTATCCTCGATCCAGTAAAAACCGTAGTGACGGCAACTAGCCAAGTTAAACGACTTAATCCTCAGTCTTCTACTTTGGAATTACAGGGAGAAGATTTGGTTTTAGTCGGCGTTGAGGTGAATGGCCAACCTTGGGCACATTATAAAGAACAAGAAGGCAAACTAGTCCTTGAGTCATTACCCGAATCTTTTACATTACGAATTGTCAATGAAATCAGCCCTGAAAAAAATACGGCATTAGAAGGTTTGTATGTTTCAGGTGATGCTCTATGCACACAGTGTGAAGCGGAAGGTTTCCGACATATTACTTATTATCAAGATAGACCAGATGTTTTAGCGCGTTATACCACGACAATAACTGCCGATAAACAGCGTTATCCTTATCTATTATCTAATGGTAACCGTATTGCGGAAGGGGAACTTGATGATGGTCGTCATTGGGTTAAATGGCAAGATCCATTCCCGAAACCTAGCTATCTATTTGCTTTAGTCGCTGGTGATTTTGATGTTTTAAAAGATAATTTTATTACCCGAAGTGGCCGTGAAGTTGCGTTAGAACTTTTTGTTGATAAAGGCAATCTTGACCGCGCACCGTGGGCAATGCAGTCGCTAAAAAATGCCATGAAGTGGGATGAAGAGCGCTTTGGTCTTGAGTATGACCTTGATATCTATATGATTGTTGCTGTTGATTTCTTCAACATGGGTGCAATGGAAAATAAAGGTCTTAATGTTTTCAACTCGAAATATGTGCTAGCAAAAAATGAAACCGCGACAGATAAAGATTACTTGAATATTGAATCTGTTATTGGTCATGAGTATTTCCATAACTGGACAGGAAACCGGATTACCTGCCGCGATTGGTTCCAACTTAGCTTAAAAGAAGGCTTAACGGTATTTCGTGATCAGGAATTTAGTTCAGATCTGGGATCGCGTTCAGTGAACCGCATCAATAATGTTAAAGTGATGCGCGCCGCACAATTTGCTGAAGATGCTAGCCCAATGGCGCATCCAATTCGCCCTGAAAAAGTTATTGAAATGAATAACTTTTATACCTTAACAGTTTATGAAAAAGGATCTGAAGTTATTCGCATGATCCACACCTTGTTAGGGGAAGAGATGTTCCAAGCAGGGATTCAGCTATATGTTCATCGCCATGATGGAAGCGCGGCAACCTGTGATGATTTTGTTCAAGCGATGGAAGATGCTTCTAATGTTGATTTATCTTTATTCCGCCGCTGGTATAGCCAATCAGGCACGCCAATTCTAACTGTTCGTGATGAATATTTGCCTGAAAAACAGCAATATGTTCTTCATGTTAGTCAAGTGACGCCACCAACGGCTGATCAAGCGGAAAAACAAGCCTTACATATTCCTTTAGATATTGAATTGTATGGCGAAGATGGCTCGGTTATTCCTCTGAAACATTTAGGCAGCCCAGTAAATTCAATCCTCAATGTGACTCAAGATTCGCAGAGTTTTACATTTGATGAAGTCAGCAGCCGCCCAACACCATCACTATTGCGTGAATTTTCAGCACCTGTAAAATTAGATTACCCGTACAGTGATGAACAATTAGCATTTTTGATGCAGCATGCAAGTAATGACTTCTCTCGCTGGGATGCTGCACAACAGCTGATCAACAATTATGTCAAAGTGAATGTAGCGAATCAGCAAACAGGTAAACCTCTTGTTTTCCCTGAGCATGTTATTAATGCTTTCCGTGCTATTTTGCTCAATGAAGCGATTGATCCTGCTTTAGCTGCACTTATTTTAGATTTACCTTCTGAAAATGAGATGGCAGAACAATTCCCAGTCATTGATCCTGATGCAATTCATGCTGTTGCTGAATTTATTACAAAGCAATTGGCAATTGAAATGGCGGATGAATTTTTAGCTATCTATCGTTCTATCAATATTGATGGTTACCGTGTTGACCATCAGGATATTGCGAAACGTGCTTTACGGAATATTTGTTTGCAATATATTGCGGAAGGTAATGATAGACAGCTAGCTGATAAGCTAGTATCTGCTCAATTTGCATCTGCGGATAATATGACCGACTCTTTGGCTGCATTAACCGCGGCAAATAGTGCTCAGCTTCCTTGCGTTAATAAACTGATGGCTGAGTTTGATGAACGTTGGCACCATGATGGTTTGGTGATGGATAAGTGGTTTACTTTACAAGGCTCAAGTCCTGCTAAAGATGTACTCAAAAATGTTCGTTCACTATTAGAACATCGTTCATTTAGCATGAGCAATCCTAACCGCGTTCGTTCACTTGTTGGTGCATTTACTTCTGGTAATCCATCTGCATTCCATGCAAAAGATGGTAGTGGCTATCAATTCTTGTATGAAATATTAGTGGATTTAAATACACGTAACCCGCAAGTTGCATCAAGATTGATTGAGCCATTAATTCGTCTCAAACGTTATGATAAACAACGCCAAGACCTCATGCGCAATACGCTTGAACAATTGAAAGGGTTAGAAAACCTTTCCGGTGATTTGTTTGAAAAAGTGACTAAAGCACTAGAAAGTTAA
- the pyrD gene encoding quinone-dependent dihydroorotate dehydrogenase has product MLYHLARKALFQFDPEKAHELTLSQLHRLNNSPLKFFLNQSVATKPVQCMGLSFKNPLGLAAGLDKDGECIDAFGAMGFGFIEIGTVTPRAQPGNDKPRLFRLVEAEGLINRMGFNNKGVDNLVENVKKSTYGGVLGINIGKNKDTPVEQGKDDYLICMEKVYSHAGYIAINISSPNTPGLRTLQYGEALDDLLSGIKLKQLELQSKYQKYVPVAVKVAPDLTEEEIIQVTDSLVRHNMDGVIATNTTLDRSLVQGLNHCNEAGGLSGRPVQLKSTEVIRIISRELNSKLPIIGVGGIDSLISAREKMEAGASLIQIYSGFIYHGPKLIKNIVNHI; this is encoded by the coding sequence ATGTTATATCACCTTGCCCGCAAGGCTCTATTTCAGTTCGATCCAGAAAAAGCGCATGAATTGACTCTGAGTCAGCTTCACCGTTTAAACAATTCCCCTCTCAAATTCTTTCTTAATCAATCTGTTGCTACCAAACCTGTTCAATGCATGGGATTATCATTTAAAAATCCACTTGGGTTAGCTGCGGGCTTAGATAAAGATGGTGAATGTATTGATGCTTTTGGTGCTATGGGTTTTGGTTTTATTGAAATAGGAACTGTGACACCACGCGCTCAACCGGGTAATGATAAGCCTCGCTTATTTAGATTGGTTGAAGCAGAAGGATTAATCAACCGAATGGGTTTTAATAATAAAGGTGTTGATAATCTGGTTGAGAATGTTAAGAAATCAACTTACGGCGGAGTGCTGGGAATTAATATTGGTAAAAATAAAGATACTCCAGTTGAGCAAGGCAAAGATGATTATTTAATTTGTATGGAGAAAGTTTATTCACATGCAGGTTATATTGCTATTAATATCTCATCACCAAATACGCCGGGATTACGTACTTTACAGTATGGTGAAGCATTGGATGATCTATTAAGTGGAATTAAATTAAAGCAATTAGAACTTCAATCGAAATACCAAAAATATGTTCCTGTTGCAGTAAAAGTTGCACCAGATTTAACAGAAGAAGAAATTATTCAAGTTACTGATAGCTTAGTTCGCCATAATATGGATGGTGTTATTGCAACAAATACCACTTTAGATCGTAGCTTAGTGCAAGGTTTAAATCATTGTAATGAAGCTGGAGGATTGAGTGGGCGTCCTGTACAATTAAAAAGTACAGAAGTGATAAGAATAATCTCACGTGAATTAAATAGTAAACTTCCTATTATTGGTGTGGGTGGAATTGATTCACTAATATCAGCAAGAGAAAAGATGGAAGCTGGCGCATCATTAATCCAAATTTATTCTGGATTTATATACCACGGACCGAAATTAATTAAAAATATTGTTAATCATATTTAA
- a CDS encoding cell division protein ZapC, translated as MKIKPDDHWRWYFDHDHDRVMLDLANGMIFRSCFPAKMLTAFARAEMPFSIEDAGEFYTYDEQAKTLNLSNEERAELVLNSLVALRFLKPQMPKSWYFSIVHEMGIPLQGQPIQVRIEGSNNFATFIIVEVGDSASLCLLADPQLELPDRTLRFCDPIKIMNDRMLRPQRNINRLRYGNVS; from the coding sequence ATGAAAATAAAACCCGATGATCATTGGCGTTGGTATTTTGATCATGACCATGACAGAGTAATGTTAGATCTCGCCAACGGCATGATATTTCGCTCATGTTTTCCTGCTAAAATGCTGACTGCATTTGCACGTGCTGAAATGCCTTTTAGCATTGAAGATGCTGGAGAATTTTATACCTATGATGAGCAGGCAAAAACATTAAACCTTTCAAATGAAGAACGCGCTGAATTAGTGTTAAATAGTTTAGTCGCTTTGCGTTTTTTAAAGCCACAAATGCCCAAAAGTTGGTACTTTTCTATTGTTCATGAAATGGGAATACCTTTACAAGGTCAGCCGATTCAAGTTCGTATTGAAGGCTCAAATAACTTTGCCACATTTATTATTGTGGAAGTTGGCGATTCTGCGAGTTTATGTTTATTAGCGGATCCGCAATTAGAATTACCTGATCGCACATTGCGTTTTTGTGATCCAATAAAGATTATGAATGATAGAATGCTAAGGCCACAACGCAATATAAATCGTCTACGCTATGGTAATGTCAGTTAA
- a CDS encoding YcbX family protein yields the protein MITLSRLYTHPVKSMRGIRLSHAYADTSGLMFDRNFMVTTPEGKFITARKYPQMLLFTPAMLNNGIYLQAPDGKSATVLYQDFDNNQSPTEVWGNHFHALIAPEAINTWLSGYFDEPVQLRWLSSQLSRRVKKMPDIPLSFADGYPFLLINEASVQELQKRCPASIKLEQFRGNLIITGAQPFEEDTWRTIQIGEVVFTLDRPCSRCILTTVSPEKGIKHPKAEPLATLQTFRTNAEGDVDFGQNVIIQNTGVIRVGDTITVLEKKKASQYIPQKRESDSETENISTQSHLKTVTLGFESFEYEGNNQEVILEQLESKGINLPYSCRAGICGQCKIKLIEGEVTPLKQSAIKDNGYILACSCIPKSAVRLSLK from the coding sequence ATGATAACGCTTTCACGCCTTTACACACACCCAGTCAAATCAATGAGGGGGATCCGTCTATCTCATGCTTATGCTGATACCAGCGGGCTGATGTTTGATCGTAACTTTATGGTAACAACACCAGAGGGTAAATTTATTACAGCAAGAAAATACCCACAGATGTTACTGTTTACACCAGCTATGCTTAACAACGGCATCTATCTCCAAGCACCTGACGGTAAAAGCGCGACAGTATTGTATCAGGACTTTGATAATAATCAGAGTCCAACTGAAGTATGGGGAAATCATTTTCATGCATTAATTGCACCGGAAGCAATCAATACATGGCTAAGTGGTTATTTTGATGAGCCAGTACAGCTGCGTTGGCTAAGTTCTCAATTATCACGTCGAGTAAAAAAAATGCCTGATATCCCATTATCATTTGCGGATGGCTACCCTTTTTTACTAATTAATGAAGCATCTGTACAAGAATTACAAAAACGCTGCCCTGCGAGTATCAAGCTGGAACAATTTCGAGGAAATCTTATTATTACTGGCGCACAGCCTTTTGAAGAAGATACTTGGCGTACCATCCAAATTGGTGAGGTTGTGTTTACCCTAGATAGACCGTGTAGCCGTTGTATTCTCACCACGGTCAGCCCAGAAAAAGGGATTAAACATCCAAAAGCAGAGCCTTTAGCCACCTTACAAACATTTCGTACAAATGCTGAAGGCGATGTCGATTTTGGACAGAATGTCATTATACAAAATACGGGTGTTATTCGAGTTGGCGATACCATCACAGTTCTCGAAAAGAAAAAAGCAAGCCAATATATTCCTCAAAAACGTGAATCGGATTCTGAGACAGAAAATATTTCAACGCAATCTCATTTAAAAACCGTGACGTTAGGCTTTGAAAGTTTCGAGTATGAAGGCAATAATCAAGAAGTGATCTTGGAGCAATTAGAATCAAAAGGGATTAATTTGCCTTATTCATGCCGTGCGGGGATCTGTGGTCAATGCAAAATAAAACTTATTGAAGGGGAAGTTACACCACTTAAACAAAGTGCTATTAAAGATAATGGTTATATATTAGCCTGTAGCTGTATTCCTAAAAGCGCTGTTAGATTATCTTTAAAATAA
- the rlmKL gene encoding bifunctional 23S rRNA (guanine(2069)-N(7))-methyltransferase RlmK/23S rRNA (guanine(2445)-N(2))-methyltransferase RlmL encodes MNSLFASTARGLEELLKSELEALGASQCKVAQGGVYFQADERVMYQSLLWSRLASRILLPLNEFNVYSDLDLYLGVQAIDWTEIFPVDATFAVHFSGTNDEIRNSQYGALKVKDAIVDCFVRKIDQRPDVARQQPDIRVNVYLNKEKASVALDLSGDSLHIRGYRDLAGQAPLKETLAAAIISRSGWQKGTPLVDPMCGSGTLVIEAAMIAADKAPGLHRTHWGFYSWLKYNPELWRELTTEAQVRFRQGLTETTSRFYGFDIDKRVLDMARANARRAGVQDLVSFNQGDAAMLENPVKTDITGTILSNPPYGERLDSEPALIALHSQLGRAVKAHFPGWRLSIFSASPELLSCLQLRSEREFKAKNGPLDCVQKNYLLAQTPSETVSEISPDFANRLRKNHKKLSKWAKQQGIECYRVYDADLPEYNVAVDIYGEKVVIQEYAPPKTVDERKARQRLFDVITATMNVLQLSSNQLILKTRQRQKGKQQYEKLAQKEDFFLVQEYNAKMLVNLTDYLDTGLFLDHRIARRILGQMSRDADFLNLFCYTGSATVHAGLGGAKSTTSVDMSRTYLEWAEKNLQANGLTGRQHRLIQADCLSWLANSDEQFDVIFIDPPTFSNSKRMDGTFDVQRDHVQLITHLKRLLRKGGTIMFSNNKRGFKMDVEALQELGLQAEEITAKTRSEDFARNRQIHNCWLIRHAA; translated from the coding sequence ATGAATTCTCTGTTTGCCAGCACAGCTCGTGGCCTAGAAGAACTACTAAAATCGGAACTCGAAGCGCTGGGCGCTAGCCAGTGCAAAGTTGCACAAGGGGGCGTCTACTTTCAAGCCGATGAACGGGTCATGTACCAAAGTCTGCTTTGGAGCAGGCTGGCATCCCGTATCTTGTTACCACTGAATGAATTTAATGTTTATAGCGATTTAGATTTATATCTAGGCGTTCAAGCCATTGACTGGACAGAAATCTTCCCCGTTGATGCAACTTTTGCTGTTCATTTTAGTGGCACGAATGACGAAATTCGCAATAGCCAATATGGTGCATTAAAAGTTAAAGATGCCATTGTAGATTGTTTTGTGCGAAAAATAGATCAGCGTCCAGATGTTGCGCGCCAACAACCTGATATTCGCGTCAATGTGTATTTGAATAAAGAAAAAGCGAGTGTTGCACTAGATTTAAGTGGTGATTCATTACATATCCGGGGTTATCGTGATCTAGCAGGTCAAGCACCATTAAAAGAAACGTTAGCCGCGGCAATTATTAGCCGTTCCGGCTGGCAGAAGGGAACGCCGTTAGTCGATCCGATGTGTGGTTCTGGAACGCTCGTAATTGAAGCTGCAATGATTGCGGCTGATAAAGCACCGGGCTTGCATCGCACACACTGGGGCTTTTATTCATGGTTGAAATATAATCCCGAATTATGGCGTGAGCTAACCACAGAAGCGCAGGTTCGTTTCCGTCAGGGATTAACAGAAACCACATCCCGTTTTTATGGTTTTGATATAGATAAACGTGTTTTAGATATGGCTCGTGCCAATGCGCGTAGAGCTGGCGTTCAAGATCTTGTCAGCTTTAATCAAGGTGATGCTGCCATGCTGGAAAATCCAGTTAAGACAGATATCACGGGAACAATTTTAAGTAATCCTCCTTATGGTGAGCGTTTAGATAGCGAACCTGCTCTGATTGCCCTGCATAGCCAGTTAGGCCGAGCAGTAAAAGCGCATTTTCCAGGATGGCGCTTATCTATTTTTAGCGCATCACCTGAATTATTGAGCTGCTTACAATTGCGTTCTGAAAGAGAATTTAAGGCGAAAAATGGTCCTTTAGATTGTGTACAAAAAAATTATTTACTCGCACAAACACCATCTGAAACTGTGAGTGAAATTTCGCCTGATTTTGCAAATAGATTACGTAAAAACCACAAAAAACTGAGTAAATGGGCTAAACAGCAGGGAATTGAATGCTATCGTGTTTATGACGCTGATTTGCCAGAATACAACGTTGCTGTTGATATTTATGGCGAAAAGGTGGTTATACAAGAATATGCACCACCAAAAACAGTTGATGAGCGTAAAGCGCGCCAACGTTTATTTGATGTCATTACGGCAACAATGAATGTATTACAGCTTTCATCAAATCAATTGATCTTAAAAACACGCCAGCGCCAAAAAGGTAAACAGCAATATGAAAAATTAGCGCAAAAAGAAGATTTCTTTTTAGTGCAAGAATACAACGCTAAAATGCTGGTTAACTTAACGGATTATTTGGATACTGGGCTATTTTTAGATCACCGAATTGCGCGACGCATCTTAGGGCAAATGAGTCGTGATGCCGATTTTCTAAATCTCTTTTGCTACACCGGTTCTGCAACGGTACATGCCGGATTAGGTGGCGCGAAGAGCACCACATCAGTTGATATGTCACGTACTTATCTTGAGTGGGCTGAGAAAAACTTGCAAGCCAATGGCCTAACTGGACGTCAACATCGCCTTATTCAAGCTGATTGTTTGAGCTGGTTGGCAAATAGTGATGAACAATTTGATGTGATTTTTATTGATCCACCTACATTTTCTAACTCAAAGCGCATGGATGGTACATTCGATGTACAACGCGATCATGTGCAACTTATAACACATTTAAAACGTCTATTACGCAAAGGGGGAACTATTATGTTCTCTAATAATAAGCGTGGTTTTAAAATGGATGTGGAAGCATTACAAGAATTAGGATTACAGGCAGAAGAAATTACGGCGAAAACACGTTCAGAGGACTTTGCCCGTAACCGTCAGATTCATAACTGCTGGCTTATTCGCCATGCAGCGTAA
- a CDS encoding ABC transporter ATP-binding protein, whose product MALINLSGAYLSFSDAPLLDNTEIHIEDNERVCLVGRNGAGKSTLMRVLTKEQPLDDGQLLYQQDLVVARLQQDPPRNVEGTIFDFVAEGVEEQAQYLKDYHHISKLVETDPSEKNLNKMAEIQEILDSRNLWLLDSRISDVLKKLELPADAQLSSLSGGWLRKAALARALVSNPRVLFLDEPTNHLDIEAIVWLENFLKDFQGSIVFISHDRSFIRNMATRIIDLDRGKLMSWPGNYDQYLEAKEEALRVEEMQNAEFDRKLAQEETWIRQGIKARRTRNEGRVRALKALRVERSQRREVMGSAKMQVGEAARSGKIVFEIENVNYRIDNKVLVKDFSAQVLRGDKIALVGPNGCGKTTLLKLMLGDLQPDSGSVHCGTKLEVAYFDQHRAALDPDKTVMDNLAEGKQEVMVNGKPRHVLGYLQDFMFPPKRAMTPVRALSGGERNRLLLARLFLKPSNLLILDEPTNDLDVETLELLEELVDGYQGTVLLVSHDREFVDNSVTECWIFEGNGEINRYTGGYFDAQQQKAQTVSLKAEQQSKLSEQNKSAKEKEAPKRNNKISYHLLRELEQLPSKLEQLESEIESLQAIIGDANFFNQSHDETEKTLSLLAQKEQELEQAFDRWQELDLLKNG is encoded by the coding sequence ATGGCTTTAATTAATTTGTCTGGTGCATATCTTTCGTTTAGTGATGCACCACTATTAGATAATACCGAAATTCACATTGAAGATAACGAACGTGTTTGTTTAGTTGGCCGCAATGGTGCGGGTAAATCAACGTTGATGCGTGTGTTAACCAAAGAACAGCCTTTGGATGACGGGCAACTGCTTTATCAACAAGATTTGGTGGTTGCGCGTTTACAACAAGATCCACCCAGAAATGTTGAAGGAACTATTTTTGATTTTGTGGCAGAAGGTGTTGAAGAACAAGCTCAATACCTAAAAGATTACCACCACATTTCTAAACTTGTTGAGACAGATCCGAGTGAGAAAAATCTCAATAAAATGGCTGAAATACAAGAAATTTTAGATAGCCGTAATTTATGGTTATTAGATTCACGTATTAGTGATGTGCTGAAAAAATTAGAGTTGCCAGCTGATGCGCAATTGTCTTCACTTTCTGGTGGATGGTTACGTAAAGCCGCACTAGCGAGAGCACTAGTGAGTAATCCGCGTGTACTATTTTTAGATGAACCAACGAACCATTTAGATATCGAAGCAATAGTTTGGCTAGAAAATTTCTTGAAAGATTTTCAAGGCAGCATCGTTTTTATCTCCCATGACCGTTCTTTTATTCGTAATATGGCAACTCGAATTATTGATCTGGACAGAGGCAAACTGATGTCTTGGCCGGGTAATTATGATCAATATCTTGAAGCTAAAGAAGAAGCTTTGCGTGTAGAAGAGATGCAAAACGCTGAATTTGACCGCAAACTTGCTCAAGAAGAAACGTGGATCAGACAAGGAATTAAGGCGCGTCGTACGCGTAATGAAGGCCGAGTTCGCGCGCTTAAAGCATTGCGAGTCGAGCGCTCACAAAGACGCGAAGTGATGGGCAGTGCAAAAATGCAAGTGGGAGAAGCTGCACGCTCAGGGAAAATTGTCTTTGAGATTGAAAATGTCAATTACCGAATTGATAACAAAGTATTGGTTAAAGATTTTAGCGCTCAAGTATTACGTGGCGACAAAATTGCGCTTGTTGGCCCAAATGGTTGTGGAAAAACAACGTTATTAAAACTGATGTTGGGGGATTTACAACCCGATAGCGGAAGTGTTCATTGTGGTACAAAATTAGAAGTCGCTTATTTCGACCAGCACCGAGCAGCACTTGATCCTGATAAAACTGTTATGGATAACCTTGCGGAAGGCAAGCAAGAAGTGATGGTAAATGGCAAACCTCGGCACGTGTTAGGTTATTTGCAGGACTTTATGTTCCCACCAAAACGCGCAATGACACCTGTGCGTGCATTATCAGGTGGTGAGCGTAACCGTTTGTTACTTGCCCGTTTATTCTTAAAACCAAGCAATTTATTAATTCTTGATGAACCAACAAATGACCTTGATGTAGAAACACTGGAGCTGCTCGAAGAACTGGTTGATGGTTATCAAGGTACTGTATTACTCGTCAGCCATGATCGTGAATTTGTTGATAATAGTGTAACAGAATGTTGGATCTTTGAAGGCAACGGCGAAATTAACCGCTATACTGGAGGCTATTTTGATGCCCAGCAGCAAAAAGCACAAACCGTGAGTTTGAAAGCTGAGCAACAAAGTAAACTTTCTGAGCAGAATAAATCGGCAAAAGAAAAAGAAGCACCAAAGCGGAATAATAAGATAAGCTATCATTTACTCCGTGAATTAGAACAATTACCATCAAAACTTGAACAACTTGAGAGCGAAATTGAAAGCCTGCAAGCTATTATTGGTGATGCTAATTTCTTTAACCAATCTCATGATGAAACAGAAAAAACGCTCAGCTTGTTAGCTCAAAAAGAGCAAGAATTAGAGCAAGCATTTGACCGTTGGCAGGAATTAGACCTCCTTAAAAATGGTTAA